In Arthrobacter sp. UKPF54-2, the following are encoded in one genomic region:
- a CDS encoding NUDIX hydrolase, with protein sequence MPSAIGANVAPAQHPGQASLPTVEEVSAGGVVVDTSDAELRVAIIARLNRGGRLEWCLPKGHPEGEESNEEAAVREIAEETGIEGKILAPLGSIDYWFTVSGHRVHKTVHHYLLQSTGGELTIENDPDQEAVDVAWVPLHELARKLSFPNERRIADLAREVLPEHR encoded by the coding sequence TTGCCTTCGGCAATCGGTGCCAACGTCGCGCCCGCGCAGCACCCGGGACAGGCTTCGCTGCCGACCGTCGAGGAAGTCTCCGCCGGCGGCGTAGTGGTGGACACGTCCGACGCCGAATTGAGGGTCGCCATCATCGCCCGCCTCAACCGCGGCGGACGCCTCGAATGGTGCCTGCCGAAGGGCCATCCGGAGGGTGAGGAAAGCAACGAGGAAGCCGCGGTCCGCGAGATCGCGGAGGAAACCGGAATTGAAGGCAAGATCCTGGCGCCGCTGGGCAGCATCGACTATTGGTTTACGGTCAGCGGACACCGTGTGCACAAGACGGTCCACCACTACCTGCTGCAGTCCACGGGCGGGGAACTGACCATCGAGAACGATCCGGACCAGGAGGCCGTCGACGTCGCCTGGGTCCCGCTCCACGAACTGGCCCGCAAGCTCTCCTTCCCGAATGAGCGCCGCATCGCGGACCTCGCCCGGGAAGTCCTGCCCGAACACCGCTAA
- the murJ gene encoding murein biosynthesis integral membrane protein MurJ yields the protein MSAAKPPSEKPAPSGAAAAQAARSGEARSSAVMAAGTLVSRFLGFGKTWMLAAALGLGSTVTDTFINANNLPNLIFLLVAGGVFNAVLVPQIIKASKGPDRGADYISRLLTLAVVVLLSLTLLVTLLAPWVIELTTQGYSPQQKSLAVSFAFWCLPQIFFYGLYALLTQVLNANGAFGPAMWAPILNNIVAIAGLGMFIWILGANAANPHTLDNWGSFQTFLVAGFSTIGVVAQTAILLVPVFRLRLGLRPRFGWRGVGLGQAAKLSVWTLATAAAGQLAFLYVMRIATIPGAERLRLERAGEHAAASTLPGNAVLEVASQLYLLPHSIIALSLATVLFNRMTRASQDGNRAELRRALSHGLRTMAVATVFGALALFALAGPLGMFFSGENRQDGVMLAQTLTILALSTPFMSANFMMSRVFYANEDARTPFFIQLVLAAVNVVAAFFIQFLPFDQIIFAIAVLYTGGNVLSVIVSAFFLRRLLGHLDGPRVASSYIRMGYAALGSALAGAGALWLMGSYRADGFAWSSRPAALVTIVVVGPVMLAVYFVLLKVLRVTELQDLLQPLLGRLRRAPAAPGPETAEDTGAGEAVAHEAPAPVRPAPQRATTSVDTGLIPRISGEFDAASFRAGPDLHDDGRGWGADGGYLPEEEVPSTAQGSQGRSEIPLPGRRTYQGQAGHNPYFPFGRRKKK from the coding sequence ATGTCTGCAGCCAAGCCCCCCTCAGAAAAGCCCGCCCCCTCCGGGGCAGCCGCCGCCCAGGCCGCCCGTTCCGGAGAGGCCCGTTCGAGCGCCGTTATGGCCGCGGGAACGCTTGTTTCACGCTTCCTGGGCTTCGGGAAGACCTGGATGCTGGCCGCAGCCCTCGGTCTCGGCTCCACGGTTACCGACACATTCATCAACGCCAACAACCTGCCCAACCTGATCTTCCTGCTGGTGGCCGGCGGCGTCTTCAACGCCGTCCTGGTGCCGCAGATCATCAAGGCCAGCAAGGGACCGGACCGCGGCGCGGACTACATCAGCCGGCTGCTGACCCTGGCCGTGGTGGTGTTGCTCTCGCTGACGCTGCTGGTCACGCTGCTGGCCCCCTGGGTGATCGAACTGACCACGCAGGGCTATTCACCGCAGCAGAAGTCACTGGCCGTGTCCTTTGCCTTCTGGTGCCTCCCGCAGATCTTCTTCTACGGCCTATACGCCCTGCTCACCCAGGTCCTGAACGCCAACGGCGCCTTCGGGCCCGCCATGTGGGCACCCATCCTGAACAACATCGTCGCCATTGCCGGTCTGGGTATGTTCATCTGGATCCTCGGCGCCAACGCGGCCAACCCGCACACGCTCGACAACTGGGGCTCCTTCCAGACCTTCCTGGTGGCCGGCTTCTCCACCATCGGCGTCGTAGCGCAGACCGCCATCCTGCTGGTCCCCGTTTTCCGGCTGCGGCTAGGCCTGCGGCCGCGCTTCGGCTGGCGCGGCGTGGGCCTGGGGCAGGCCGCGAAGTTGAGCGTATGGACGCTGGCCACCGCCGCCGCCGGCCAGCTGGCCTTCCTCTACGTCATGCGCATCGCCACGATCCCCGGCGCAGAACGCCTCCGGCTCGAACGCGCCGGCGAGCACGCGGCGGCGTCCACCCTGCCCGGCAACGCCGTGCTGGAAGTGGCCAGCCAGCTTTACCTGCTCCCGCACTCGATCATCGCGCTCTCGCTCGCCACGGTCCTGTTTAACCGGATGACCCGCGCCTCCCAGGACGGCAACCGGGCCGAGCTGCGGCGGGCGCTGTCGCACGGCCTGCGGACCATGGCCGTCGCCACGGTTTTCGGGGCCCTGGCGCTCTTCGCCCTTGCGGGCCCGCTGGGCATGTTCTTCTCGGGCGAAAACCGGCAGGACGGCGTCATGCTGGCCCAGACGCTCACCATCCTGGCCCTCAGCACCCCGTTTATGAGCGCCAACTTCATGATGTCCAGGGTGTTCTACGCCAACGAGGACGCCCGGACCCCGTTCTTCATCCAGCTGGTGCTGGCCGCCGTCAACGTCGTGGCGGCCTTCTTCATCCAATTCCTGCCCTTCGACCAGATCATCTTCGCGATTGCCGTCCTCTATACCGGCGGAAACGTCCTCTCGGTCATCGTCAGTGCGTTCTTCCTGCGCCGGCTGCTCGGGCACCTCGACGGGCCCCGGGTGGCCAGCTCCTACATCCGGATGGGCTACGCGGCGCTGGGCTCGGCACTGGCCGGGGCCGGAGCCCTCTGGCTCATGGGCAGCTACCGGGCCGACGGCTTCGCCTGGAGCAGCAGGCCCGCGGCCCTGGTGACGATCGTCGTCGTCGGCCCGGTTATGCTCGCCGTCTATTTCGTCCTGCTCAAGGTCCTCCGTGTGACGGAACTGCAGGATTTGCTGCAGCCGCTGCTGGGCCGGCTCCGCCGCGCCCCCGCCGCGCCCGGCCCGGAAACCGCCGAGGACACCGGCGCCGGCGAGGCTGTGGCGCACGAGGCTCCGGCCCCAGTCCGCCCGGCGCCGCAGCGGGCCACCACCTCGGTGGATACCGGCCTGATCCCCCGGATCTCCGGCGAATTCGACGCCGCCTCGTTCCGCGCCGGCCCCGACCTCCACGACGATGGCCGCGGCTGGGGCGCCGACGGCGGCTACCTCCCGGAGGAAGAGGTTCCCAGCACAGCCCAGGGCAGCCAGGGCCGGTCCGAAATACCGCTGCCTGGCCGCCGGACCTACCAGGGCCAGGCGGGCCACAACCCGTACTTCCCGTTCGGCCGGCGGAAGAAAAAATGA
- a CDS encoding CCA tRNA nucleotidyltransferase, producing the protein MAHAHHQTDSHTVDFQVDPVVLELGQRFVDAGHELSLVGGPVRDLFLGRVSPDLDFTTDATPDETVALIKKWADNYWEIGRAFGTIGMHKAGFQIEITTYRAEAYDPESRKPVVAFGSSLTDDLLRRDFTINAMALRLPAMELVDPFGGVRDLHSSTLATPGSPEDSFSDDPLRMMRAARFAAQLGVTVHPDVRQAMTKMAERIKIISAERVRDELVKLICAPRPRIGVDLLVETGLAEFVLPEVSALRLESDEHHRHKDVYQHSLQVLEQAAALESEADGPVPGPDFVLRFAALMHDVGKPATRRFESGGAVSFRHHDMVGSKLTSKRMKALRFDNDTIKAVARLVELHMRFYGYGDAGWSDSAVRRYVTDAGPLLERLHRLTRSDVTTRNQRKAERLAFAYDDLEARIAALRERESLEAVRPDLDGGRIMALLGLKPGPVVGRAYKFLLEERMEHGPLDPEVAEAKLHEWWAAQPEAAAVDVSPTEES; encoded by the coding sequence ATGGCGCACGCACATCACCAGACTGACTCCCACACCGTCGACTTCCAGGTGGACCCGGTGGTCCTTGAACTTGGGCAGCGCTTTGTCGACGCCGGTCATGAGCTGTCCCTGGTGGGCGGCCCGGTGCGTGACCTCTTCCTAGGCCGGGTCTCGCCGGACCTGGACTTCACCACTGACGCGACGCCGGATGAGACGGTGGCGCTGATCAAAAAGTGGGCCGACAACTACTGGGAGATCGGGCGCGCCTTCGGAACGATCGGCATGCACAAAGCCGGGTTCCAGATCGAGATCACCACCTACCGGGCCGAGGCCTACGATCCGGAGTCCCGCAAGCCGGTGGTGGCGTTCGGTTCATCGCTCACCGACGACCTGCTGCGCCGCGACTTCACTATCAACGCCATGGCCCTGCGGCTGCCGGCGATGGAACTTGTGGACCCCTTCGGCGGCGTCCGGGACCTGCACTCCTCCACCCTCGCCACCCCCGGATCACCGGAGGACTCCTTCTCCGATGACCCGCTGCGGATGATGCGCGCGGCCCGCTTCGCGGCCCAGCTGGGTGTCACCGTGCACCCGGACGTGCGCCAGGCCATGACGAAAATGGCCGAGCGGATCAAGATCATCTCCGCTGAACGGGTGCGGGACGAACTCGTCAAGCTCATTTGCGCTCCCCGGCCGCGGATTGGTGTGGACCTGCTGGTGGAGACCGGGCTGGCCGAGTTCGTGCTGCCCGAGGTCTCCGCGCTGCGGCTGGAATCCGATGAGCACCACCGCCACAAGGACGTTTACCAGCACTCGCTGCAGGTCCTGGAGCAAGCCGCCGCGCTCGAATCGGAGGCCGACGGGCCCGTGCCCGGCCCGGACTTCGTGCTGCGATTCGCGGCGCTGATGCACGACGTCGGGAAGCCCGCGACGCGCCGCTTCGAGTCCGGCGGTGCGGTGAGCTTCCGGCACCATGACATGGTCGGGTCCAAACTGACGTCCAAACGGATGAAGGCTCTGCGCTTCGACAACGACACCATTAAAGCCGTGGCCAGGCTGGTGGAGCTGCACATGCGCTTCTACGGCTACGGCGACGCCGGCTGGAGCGATTCCGCCGTGCGCCGCTACGTCACCGACGCCGGACCGCTCCTGGAGCGCCTGCACCGCCTGACCCGTTCGGATGTGACCACCCGCAACCAGCGCAAGGCGGAGCGGCTCGCCTTCGCCTACGACGACCTCGAGGCGCGCATCGCGGCGCTGCGCGAGCGGGAATCCCTCGAAGCCGTCCGGCCGGACCTGGACGGCGGCCGGATCATGGCGCTGCTGGGGCTCAAGCCGGGTCCCGTGGTGGGCCGGGCCTACAAGTTCCTGCTGGAGGAACGGATGGAGCACGGCCCGCTCGATCCGGAAGTGGCCGAGGCCAAGCTGCACGAATGGTGGGCGGCGCAACCCGAAGCCGCCGCCGTCGACGTTTCCCCGACAGAGGAGTCCTAA
- the trxB gene encoding thioredoxin-disulfide reductase translates to MSNAENTASEVRDVIIVGSGPAGYTAAVYTARANLKPLLLAGSVTAGGELMNTTDVENYPGFPDGIMGPDLMENFEKQAERFGTEIQFEDVTELDLDGDIKTVTIATGETFQARSIILSTGSAYRELGLPNEKRLSGHGVSWCATCDGFFFKDQDIAVIGGGDSAMEEALFLTKFAKSVTVVHRRDTLRASKIMADRALAHEKINFIWNSGVEDVLGGDKVTGLRLKNLVDGTETELAVTGVFVAIGNDPRTDLVKGKLDLSPEGTIAVQGRTSKTSIKGVFAAGDVIDPTYRQAITASGSGCVAALDVEHYLADLHA, encoded by the coding sequence GTGAGCAACGCAGAAAACACCGCGTCCGAAGTACGTGATGTCATCATCGTCGGCTCCGGCCCCGCGGGCTACACCGCCGCGGTGTACACGGCACGCGCCAACCTGAAGCCGCTGCTGCTGGCCGGTTCTGTGACCGCCGGCGGCGAGCTGATGAACACCACCGACGTCGAGAACTACCCGGGATTCCCGGACGGCATCATGGGCCCGGACCTGATGGAAAACTTCGAGAAGCAGGCCGAACGCTTCGGCACTGAAATCCAGTTTGAGGACGTTACCGAACTGGACCTCGACGGCGACATCAAGACCGTCACCATCGCGACGGGGGAGACCTTCCAGGCCCGCTCCATCATCCTGTCGACCGGATCGGCCTACCGCGAACTCGGCCTGCCCAACGAGAAGCGCCTCTCGGGACACGGCGTGAGCTGGTGTGCAACCTGCGACGGTTTCTTTTTCAAGGACCAGGACATCGCCGTCATCGGCGGTGGCGACTCCGCCATGGAAGAGGCCTTGTTCCTCACCAAGTTCGCGAAGTCCGTCACGGTGGTCCACCGCCGCGACACCCTGCGCGCCTCCAAGATCATGGCCGACCGTGCCCTGGCGCACGAAAAGATCAACTTCATCTGGAACAGCGGGGTGGAGGACGTCCTCGGCGGGGACAAAGTCACCGGCCTCCGGTTGAAGAACCTCGTTGACGGCACCGAAACCGAACTTGCCGTCACCGGCGTCTTCGTGGCGATTGGCAACGATCCCCGCACCGACTTGGTGAAGGGCAAGCTGGACCTGTCGCCGGAAGGCACGATCGCCGTCCAGGGTCGTACCTCCAAGACGAGCATCAAGGGCGTCTTTGCCGCCGGCGACGTGATCGACCCGACGTACCGCCAGGCCATCACCGCCTCGGGGTCCGGCTGCGTTGCCGCCCTCGACGTCGAGCACTACCTCGCAGACCTCCACGCCTAA
- a CDS encoding histidine phosphatase family protein, whose translation MIASSGGPRPQLWILRHGETEWSKSGQYTGLTDLPLTVEGEQQAVEARKVLDAVDFDLVLTSPLRRARRTAELAGFPDAQLEPLAVEWDYGEYEGISSDLIRKDNPDYLIWTHGVPNGEALDDVAARADKIVARVLESGLDNVLIVAHGHFSRILTARWLGLDPHEGRHFVLGTAKVCTLGWDKKTPAIVRWGL comes from the coding sequence GTGATTGCATCGTCTGGCGGACCCCGCCCCCAGCTCTGGATCCTGCGCCACGGCGAAACGGAATGGTCCAAGAGCGGGCAGTACACCGGCCTCACCGACCTCCCGCTCACCGTGGAAGGTGAGCAGCAGGCCGTCGAAGCGCGGAAGGTGCTCGACGCCGTCGACTTCGACCTGGTGCTGACCTCGCCGCTGCGCCGGGCACGCCGGACCGCGGAGCTGGCGGGCTTCCCCGACGCCCAGCTGGAACCCCTCGCGGTGGAATGGGACTACGGCGAGTACGAAGGCATCAGTTCCGACCTGATCCGCAAGGACAACCCCGACTATCTGATCTGGACGCACGGCGTGCCCAACGGGGAAGCCCTCGACGACGTCGCCGCCCGCGCGGACAAAATCGTGGCCCGGGTGCTCGAATCCGGCCTGGACAACGTGCTCATTGTGGCGCACGGCCATTTCTCCCGGATCCTGACCGCGCGGTGGCTCGGCCTCGACCCCCACGAGGGCCGGCACTTTGTGCTCGGCACCGCGAAAGTGTGCACCCTGGGCTGGGATAAGAAGACCCCCGCGATCGTCCGCTGGGGACTATAA
- a CDS encoding glycosyltransferase family 87 protein — translation MQETKPPENRKRTRLVVPSRSDLLLRNFTELIGGPLGRRTAPGVVSPGFFTVERVLVVLTVLAALLGILLKGYCRANGWGSPGQFYATCYSDFPELFRNRGLGDGAFPFVTAGSFFEYPVLMGFIAGATALLVPGDGVTDSRVLAYFDVNATLIAAVWIVTVLATARTARRRAWDAAMVALAPGIVLAGFINWDMWAVALLALGMYFFAKDRLLLAGLFVGLGTATKLYPLLILGAVVLLAIRTGRIRAFLVTAGAAAATWLAVNIPAATSDPAGWKYFYQFTESRPAGYSSPWFAYNLVAGRLGWKPLEAEAINALALDLFLVACVLIAVLALAAPRRPRLAQLVFLIVAAFILTNKVYSPQFVIWLIPLLALARPRWRDFLIWQAVEGLHWAAIWMYLGQVTSGGATQHNIDMPYYVLAVLAHMLATGYLMARVVWDIIDPGYDVIRRHGVDDPHGGPFDRAPDWFRLDLARPSASVLPWRRARTGA, via the coding sequence ATGCAGGAGACAAAGCCGCCGGAGAACCGCAAGCGGACCCGACTGGTAGTCCCCAGCCGCAGTGACCTGCTGCTGCGGAACTTCACGGAACTCATCGGCGGCCCGCTCGGCCGGCGCACCGCTCCCGGCGTCGTCTCCCCCGGATTCTTCACCGTGGAACGTGTCCTGGTGGTGCTCACCGTCCTCGCCGCCCTGCTGGGGATCCTGCTCAAGGGCTACTGCCGCGCCAACGGGTGGGGATCCCCCGGCCAGTTCTACGCCACCTGCTATTCGGACTTCCCCGAGCTGTTCCGCAACCGCGGACTCGGCGACGGCGCCTTCCCGTTCGTCACCGCCGGCAGCTTCTTCGAGTACCCCGTGCTGATGGGATTCATCGCCGGCGCCACAGCCCTGCTGGTCCCCGGCGACGGCGTCACCGACTCCCGCGTCCTGGCCTATTTCGACGTCAACGCCACGCTGATCGCCGCCGTCTGGATTGTCACCGTGTTGGCCACCGCCCGCACCGCCCGCCGCCGGGCCTGGGACGCCGCCATGGTGGCCCTCGCCCCCGGCATTGTCCTCGCCGGCTTCATCAACTGGGACATGTGGGCCGTCGCGCTGCTGGCCCTGGGCATGTACTTCTTCGCCAAGGACAGACTGCTTCTGGCCGGCCTCTTTGTTGGCCTTGGCACCGCGACCAAGCTTTACCCGCTGTTGATCCTGGGCGCGGTGGTGCTGCTGGCCATCCGCACCGGCAGGATCCGCGCCTTCCTCGTCACCGCCGGGGCTGCCGCCGCCACCTGGCTGGCCGTGAACATCCCGGCCGCCACCAGCGACCCGGCGGGCTGGAAGTACTTCTACCAGTTCACCGAGTCACGCCCTGCCGGCTACAGCTCCCCGTGGTTCGCCTACAACCTCGTCGCCGGACGCCTCGGCTGGAAGCCGCTGGAGGCCGAAGCCATCAACGCCCTGGCCCTCGACCTCTTCCTGGTGGCCTGTGTGCTGATCGCGGTGCTTGCCCTCGCGGCGCCGCGCCGGCCGCGGCTGGCCCAGCTGGTGTTCCTGATCGTGGCCGCCTTTATCCTCACCAACAAGGTGTATTCGCCGCAGTTCGTGATCTGGCTGATCCCGCTGCTGGCCCTGGCGCGGCCCCGCTGGCGCGACTTCCTGATCTGGCAGGCCGTCGAGGGCCTGCACTGGGCCGCCATCTGGATGTACCTCGGCCAGGTCACCAGCGGGGGCGCCACCCAGCACAACATCGACATGCCCTATTACGTCCTCGCGGTCCTCGCCCACATGCTCGCCACCGGGTACCTGATGGCGCGGGTGGTCTGGGACATCATCGACCCGGGCTACGACGTCATCCGCCGGCATGGCGTGGATGATCCGCACGGCGGCCCCTTCGACCGCGCCCCGGACTGGTTCCGGCTCGATCTGGCTCGCCCGTCGGCGTCCGTGCTGCCGTGGCGGCGCGCCCGCACCGGAGCCTGA
- a CDS encoding NAD(P)/FAD-dependent oxidoreductase has translation MPDVAVVGSGPNGLAAAVTMARAGLAVHVYEAAGSAGGGLRTAELIEPGHFHDVCSAVHPMALASPFFKAFELSRRVRLEVPELSHGAPLDGGRAALGYRSLERTVAGLERDGGAYRRLMGPLLDRLDGITDVALNQLLRVPRDPLGAAVFGLRTLEQGSALWGLRFRGDLAPALLSGVAAHAVAPLPTLPAAAAGLLLGALGHAGGWPIPVGGSAAIAGAMVADIEAHGGVVETGVRIDSLAQLPPAKATLLDVAPPGLLRIAGDRLPSRYRRALGQFRFGNAACKVDFILDGPVPWAAPELADAGTVHAGGTRAETAAAERLVAAGRHPAKPYVLASQPSRFDPGRAPGGRQVLWTYCHVPAGSTVDMGDAVTAQLERFAPGFRDLVVGRRVTTAAELAHYNENYVGGDFSAGVMDLRGLIRRPVLGPVPWRTPLPGVYLCSSSTPPGPGVTGMSGFHAAKHALKDIFGLSLPALAP, from the coding sequence GTGCCCGACGTCGCCGTCGTTGGATCCGGGCCGAACGGGCTGGCGGCCGCGGTGACGATGGCGCGGGCCGGGCTGGCGGTGCACGTCTACGAAGCGGCCGGGTCCGCGGGCGGCGGGCTCCGTACCGCCGAGCTGATTGAACCCGGACACTTCCACGACGTGTGCTCGGCGGTGCATCCGATGGCTTTGGCCTCGCCGTTCTTCAAGGCCTTCGAACTGTCCCGGCGGGTCCGGCTGGAGGTGCCCGAGCTCTCTCACGGCGCGCCCCTCGACGGCGGCCGGGCCGCCCTCGGCTACCGCTCGCTGGAGCGGACCGTCGCCGGCCTGGAGCGCGACGGCGGAGCGTACCGGCGGCTGATGGGGCCGTTGCTGGACCGGCTGGACGGGATCACCGACGTGGCCCTCAACCAGCTGCTCCGGGTTCCTAGGGACCCGCTGGGGGCCGCGGTCTTCGGCCTGCGGACGCTCGAACAGGGCTCGGCCCTGTGGGGACTGAGGTTCCGTGGCGACCTGGCACCGGCACTGCTCAGCGGGGTGGCCGCCCACGCCGTCGCGCCGCTGCCCACGCTGCCCGCGGCGGCAGCGGGCCTGCTGCTCGGCGCCCTGGGCCACGCCGGCGGCTGGCCCATCCCGGTGGGCGGCTCAGCCGCGATCGCCGGAGCGATGGTGGCCGACATCGAGGCCCACGGCGGCGTGGTGGAGACCGGGGTGAGGATCGACTCGCTGGCGCAATTACCCCCGGCCAAGGCCACGCTGCTGGACGTCGCGCCGCCGGGGCTGCTGCGGATTGCCGGCGACCGGCTGCCTTCCCGTTACCGCCGTGCGCTCGGGCAGTTCCGCTTCGGCAACGCCGCCTGCAAGGTGGACTTCATCCTTGACGGGCCGGTGCCGTGGGCCGCCCCGGAACTCGCCGACGCCGGCACCGTCCACGCGGGCGGCACCCGGGCCGAGACGGCGGCTGCCGAACGCCTCGTGGCCGCCGGCCGGCATCCCGCGAAGCCGTATGTCCTGGCCTCCCAGCCGTCCCGCTTCGATCCCGGCCGTGCCCCCGGCGGCCGCCAGGTTCTCTGGACCTACTGCCATGTTCCCGCCGGGTCCACGGTGGACATGGGCGACGCGGTCACCGCCCAGCTGGAACGCTTCGCTCCGGGCTTCCGCGACCTCGTAGTCGGCCGCCGCGTGACAACGGCCGCGGAGCTGGCGCACTACAACGAGAACTACGTCGGCGGCGACTTCAGTGCCGGCGTAATGGACCTGCGCGGCCTGATCCGGCGGCCCGTGCTCGGTCCCGTCCCGTGGCGGACCCCCCTCCCCGGCGTGTACCTCTGCTCCTCGTCCACGCCGCCCGGTCCCGGAGTGACGGGCATGTCCGGCTTCCACGCGGCAAAACATGCCCTGAAGGACATCTTCGGCCTGTCCCTGCCGGCCCTGGCGCCCTAG
- a CDS encoding ABC transporter substrate-binding protein: MSHPIDVGSVLGGRYKVTATVLTSHDQDLVLDGVDQVLNRPVSILVAGPGNADQVAQSAREVATGERPGHVQILDLGVSDAATYLITNHTSAADLLDLVVSSNPPYVEPFFTDTLGSEIFGQARSTEPETYDGLYDDEEVEAGYINYGDPQRPVGQRPATPSAPPQRVPVPPAASPSAGARGAGAGARGAGVAGAAAGAAGVAAGAAAASAAKAPKTAPQDAAPQPTAAHPVQPTQAAAPSAQEAPAGETPKVSLWEDENYDYAETEQRTTSMEKAGSKGAGGGRAAGSFPAFARKDAAEDQYRDYDADDDNDDDEPRREPRSMRWLVGALLAAVLVIGLIFAVTNLGGLFKGGTPEAAKTTPATGTPAQSGTASASQSAPPAAVPPAIESVTRQGNFDFAATYDGDLVKTYDGNAASYWSDMEFATDSWGGFAPDGVPLVVKLKGPAQISSVTLSQLGASGGNISVFTNDRPSLDGAKQVGSNSFTSPELTLPLPEPVTAQYVIVSIKSLPKLAAPKTRYGFGLRLAEIKIQ; the protein is encoded by the coding sequence GTGTCCCACCCGATCGATGTCGGATCAGTACTTGGCGGCCGCTACAAGGTCACAGCCACGGTACTGACCTCGCATGACCAGGATCTGGTGCTGGACGGAGTGGACCAGGTGCTCAACCGCCCGGTGAGCATCCTCGTCGCCGGCCCGGGGAACGCCGACCAGGTGGCCCAGAGCGCCCGCGAGGTGGCGACCGGAGAACGTCCCGGACACGTCCAGATCCTCGACCTCGGGGTGAGCGACGCCGCCACCTACCTGATCACGAACCACACCTCGGCCGCCGACCTCCTGGACCTGGTGGTCAGTTCCAACCCGCCGTATGTGGAGCCGTTCTTCACCGACACGCTGGGCAGTGAAATTTTCGGGCAGGCCCGCTCCACCGAACCCGAGACGTACGACGGACTCTACGACGACGAGGAAGTCGAAGCCGGGTACATCAACTACGGGGACCCGCAGCGGCCGGTTGGTCAGCGTCCCGCGACGCCGTCAGCCCCTCCGCAGCGCGTTCCGGTCCCGCCCGCGGCGTCTCCGTCCGCGGGTGCCCGCGGTGCGGGTGCAGGCGCCCGTGGTGCGGGAGTGGCGGGTGCGGCTGCCGGCGCTGCCGGAGTAGCTGCAGGGGCGGCCGCTGCCAGCGCCGCCAAGGCCCCCAAGACCGCGCCGCAGGACGCGGCGCCCCAGCCAACCGCCGCGCACCCGGTCCAGCCGACGCAGGCCGCGGCACCCTCGGCGCAGGAGGCACCGGCCGGCGAGACGCCGAAGGTGTCCCTGTGGGAGGACGAGAACTACGACTACGCCGAGACCGAGCAGCGGACCACCTCGATGGAGAAGGCTGGCTCCAAGGGCGCCGGCGGCGGCCGGGCCGCGGGAAGCTTCCCGGCCTTCGCCCGGAAGGACGCGGCGGAGGATCAGTACCGCGACTACGACGCCGATGACGACAACGACGACGATGAGCCACGCCGCGAGCCGCGCTCCATGCGCTGGCTGGTCGGTGCCTTGCTCGCCGCCGTACTGGTGATCGGCCTGATCTTCGCCGTTACCAACCTGGGCGGCCTCTTCAAGGGCGGGACGCCCGAGGCTGCCAAAACCACGCCTGCAACCGGAACTCCGGCGCAGTCGGGGACCGCCTCGGCAAGCCAAAGTGCGCCGCCGGCAGCCGTGCCGCCGGCCATTGAGTCAGTCACCCGCCAGGGGAACTTCGATTTCGCCGCCACCTACGACGGTGACTTGGTGAAGACCTACGACGGCAATGCCGCCAGCTACTGGTCCGACATGGAATTTGCCACCGACAGCTGGGGCGGCTTCGCGCCCGACGGCGTTCCGCTCGTCGTCAAGCTCAAGGGCCCGGCGCAGATCTCCTCGGTAACCCTAAGCCAGCTCGGTGCCTCCGGCGGCAACATCAGCGTCTTCACTAACGACCGGCCCTCGCTGGACGGCGCCAAGCAGGTGGGCAGCAACAGCTTCACTTCGCCGGAGCTCACCCTGCCGCTGCCGGAGCCCGTCACGGCACAGTATGTGATTGTGTCCATCAAGAGCCTGCCCAAGCTGGCCGCACCCAAGACCCGCTACGGCTTCGGCCTGCGCCTGGCCGAGATCAAAATCCAGTAG
- the trxA gene encoding thioredoxin, whose amino-acid sequence MSNAKDVTDASFSTDVLGADKPVIVDFWAEWCGPCRKLGPILDEISVEYAEKVNVVKVNVDDNPAIAAEYGITSIPAVYLFQGGEVKSTVIGAKPKQFFEKEFADVLS is encoded by the coding sequence ATGAGCAACGCTAAAGACGTAACTGACGCCAGCTTCAGCACCGATGTGCTGGGAGCCGACAAGCCGGTCATCGTGGACTTCTGGGCGGAATGGTGCGGTCCCTGCCGCAAGCTCGGCCCCATCCTGGACGAGATCTCGGTCGAATACGCCGAGAAGGTCAACGTTGTCAAGGTGAACGTTGATGACAACCCGGCAATCGCAGCCGAATACGGCATCACCTCCATTCCGGCTGTCTACCTGTTCCAGGGCGGGGAAGTGAAGAGCACGGTCATCGGTGCCAAGCCCAAGCAGTTCTTCGAAAAGGAATTCGCGGACGTCTTGTCCTAA